Genomic segment of Candidatus Jordarchaeales archaeon:
CCCTATCTCCACTCTTTCTCTTATGTATCTCCCTAAGCAAGTCTTCAACGCTCTTGATTCTGGCGCCGTCAAGTCTAAGTATAATGTCCCCCGCCTCTATTCCAGCCCGGTATGCTGGCCCGCCCTCAATCACTCTCGTCACCAGCACGCCTTCAACCGGCGGTAAGTTGTACTGACGCGCCACGCCCTCGGTCAAACCTAACCCGACTATCCCTATCCATGGTCTCGAAAACACTCTTCCACTGATTATCTCATCAGCGCACTTCTTGGCTACATTTATTGGAATAGCGAACCCTATTCCTTGAGCGAAGGGAACTATCGCAGTACTTATCGCCACAACCTTACCCCTAACGTCGACAAGCGGCCCCCCGCTATTCCCGGGGTTTATGGCTGCATCTGTCTGAACCAAGTTCTCCAATAACAATCCACCCTCAGCCTCTATGGTTCTATTAAGCGCGCTTATCACACCCGACGTGACAGTCGGCCCCCCGGCAAGCCCAAAAGGGTTCCCAATAGCGTAAACTCTTTGACCAACCCTTAGTTTATCCGAGTCGCCGAGCTCAGCTGCTGGAAGCCCATCCGAGTTAACCTTAACGACAGCTATGTCGTGCAAAAGGCATGAGCCAACAACTTCTCCCTCAAATACTTCACCGTTCCAGAGAGTTACACTAATCCTCCTAGCACCCCTAACAACGTGGTTATTCGTTAAAATGTAACCCTTCGAATCTATTATCGTCCCTGAACCAACGCCTTTAACGGGAACAACTTGGTAAAACATGGCATGGACAAGCTTTACCGTGCTAATGTTAACTACACTTTTGCTGGCCTTCTCCAAGAGGTCAAGCACTTCCTCCTCACTTGGACTGGACAACCCACAACCTCCTACGAGTGAAAAATATAGCCTCAACTTTATAATAATCTTCTCTCCACGATATCTCCTCTATATCTGCATCTCTATAAAACTCTTCTCTACAAAATAATTGTAAAAAGGATCTCTATTATTGAGGGTATTTTAAGTACTCCCTTATTTTATGTAGAAGTATAGCTCCGCCACCAGTACTCGGGGTCTATAAGCCATTTTAGGCCACTTTTTCTAGTTTTCTCCCGTTACTCGCGGCTTTAACGTGTTTCATGCAAACTTGCGCGGGTCTGTTATCTCTCCTGTGACGGCCGAGGCGGCTACAGTTGCCGGCGACGCTAAGTATATCTTCGCATCCTTGCTCCCCATTCTGCCAACAAAGTTCCTGTTAGACGATGATATGCACACTTCACCGGGAGCCAGGAGGCCTAGATGCGCCCCTATGCACGGCCCACAGGTTGGGTTGCAGACCACGCAGCCTGCTTCGAGGAATATCTCTATCAGTCCCTCCTTCATAGCTTTCAAGTATACTTCCTTCGATGCCGGTATCACTATCGCTCTGACCATATCTGCAACCTTTCTTCCTTTGAGTATCTTCGCAGCAATCCTGAGGTCTTCGAGCCTTCCATTGGTGCATGAGCCTATGAACGCCTGGTCTATTTTTACACCCTCAACTTCCGAGACCGGGACGGAGTTTTCCGGGCTTGGAGGTTTAGCCACCTGCGGCTCAAGGTTAGTGACATCCACATCTATGACTTCCTCATATTCAGCGTCGGGGTCGTTGTAGACTGGTTTAAACGGCTGTCTGGCTCTCTCTTTGATCCATTGCAGGGTTTTTTCATCCGGCTCTATTATGCCCGTTTTCCCGCCCGCCTCTATCGCCATGTTACAGAGGGTGAAGCGAGCATCCATGCTGAGCTCCCTAATAGTGTTACCTGCAAACTCCATAGCTTTGTAGCTTGCCCCCTCAACACCTATCTCGCCTATTATGTGAAGGATTATGTCTTTACCCATAACCATTGGTTGAAGCTTTCCCTCCACGTTAAACTTGACCGTTGAGGGAACCTTAAACCAGATTTCTCCTGTCGCCAGCACAATGGCCATGTCCGTTGCACCCATCCCAGTAGCAAAGGCGCCCAGCGCTCCGTAAGTCGTCGTATGCGAGTCACTCCCGACGACAAGATCCCCAGGCTTAACAAATCCCTTCTCAGGAAGGACGACGTGGCATATACCCTCGCGCATGTCAAGCCAGTTCTTGATCCCGTACTTTTTCACAAACCTCCTACACGTAGCGTGTACAACAGCTGCATCGATGCTCGGCGCAGGGGTCCAGTGGTCTATAAGTGCAACCACCTTTTCAGGGTCCCAAATCCTATCTAGGCCCAGCTCCTCATATATGTCCGCTATCCGCAGTTCGGCGCAGCCCGCTAGTGGGCGGCGCTTCCGAGCATCTCGTGGACCATCACGAGGTCAACCTTTGCGTTAACAATTTCACCCGGCTCAACTCGCTCCTTGCCCGAATGGGATGCAAGTATCTTCTCCGAAATAGTCATCCCCATCTGCGCTAACCTCCAGAGGAACGCTCTCCACGGACATTAAACATCTCCGTTAAAAAACTTGATGGAACCCGAAACAAGAACCCGGAAAGCAGAAGCCCAACGGGGAAAGACTACACCACAGTTTTACCTGAAGAGACTGCCACAGAAAAATGGGTTACATTTATTAGGATTTTTAGGGCTAGTCTATGGTGACTCTCCACTGTTTTTCACGTTTTCCTTATTAATTAACGGTGGTTGTATGCAATGACAGAACCTTGGCACTCGCTTCCCATAGAAGAAGTCTTCAAGAAGCTCGGTTCCAGCAGAAACGGTTTAACCCAGTCGGAGGCCAAAGATCGACTCAAGATTTACGGCTTTAACGAGATCAAGGAGGTTGCGAAACGCCACCCAATATTGCTCTTCTTAGACCAGTTTAAGAGCGTCTTGATACTAATCCTCATCGTCGCAGCCCTAATCTCTCTCGCCCTCGGAGACGTGGCTGACACGATAGTTATATCGTTCATCTTGTTTCTAAACGCTGTCCTGGGATTCTACCAGGAGTACAAGGCTGAACAAGCTGTCGAAGCTCTGAAAAAGATGGCTGCCCCTCAGGCTACGGTCATACGTGATGGTGAGAAGAAGCGGATATACGCGAGGGAGCTCGTAGTAGGCGATGTCGTCCTGCTGGAGGCTGGAGACAGAGTTCCCGCCGACGTTAGACTAGTTGAAGCGATGAACCTTAGAATCGATGAGTCCGCTTTGACCGGTGAATCCGTCCCCGTAGCCAAAGACGCGTCCCTTATTATGAGTAAGGATACACTCCTTAGTAACCGGGCTAATATGGCTTACATGGGGACCGTTGTCGTAAGAGGTAGAGGGGTCGGAGTGGTTGTTGCCACGGGAATGAACACAGAGTTCGGTAAGATCGCCACACTTGTCCAGACAGTTGAGGAAGAAGAAACTCCTCTCCAGAAGAAAATGGGGGAGCTTGGCAGGAAGCTTGGCGCGGCGGCCGTGCTAGCTTGCGTCATAATTTTCTTCATTGGCCTCTTTAGGGGAACCGAGCTGCTGGAGCTCTTCCTTGCGTCCGTGAGCTTGGCTGTTGCGGTTGTTCCCGAGGGACTGCCGGCAATAGTTACGATAACGCTGGCTTTAGGAGTTCAGCGGATGGCGAAGAGGAACGCAATAATCAGGAGGCTGCCAGCTGTTGAAACTTTAGGGTGCGCGACAGTCATATGTAGCGACAAGACTGGAACTATAACGAAGAATGAGATGACGGTTAGAGAAGTCTATATCCCCCACCGCTCGCTCCAACTTACGAGTCAAGAAAACGCTGTGCTAGACGAGAAAGGCGACCAGCACTTGCGCTTCATGTTCGAGGTCGCATCGCTTTGCAACGACGCCAATGTAAGGAAAGACAAAGACAAGTGGAAGATCGTAGGTGACCCAACAGAGGGAGCTATCCTTGTAGCCGCGGAGAAGCTCGGCATCAAAGTGGACGAGTTAAGAGAGAAGCATCGCAGGATATTTGAGATACCCTTTGAGTCCGAGCGCAAGAGGATGAACACAGTCAACCTGTGGGATGGTAAGGCGATAGTGTGTGTTAAGGGAGCGCCAGAAGTGATAACAGAGTTAACGTCAATGATTCTCACGAACGGAGTTGTAAGAGAGTTTAGCGAAGAAGCGAAGAAGAGGATTCTTGACGTGAACCGTAAGATGGCCGAAAAGGCGCTGAGGATTCTAGCTGTAGCGTACAAGGAAATAGAGGTCAAGAGCACCTACAAGGAAGAAGAGCTGGAAGACGGTCTCATTTTCCTCGGGTTAATCGGCATGATGGACCCCCCAAGGGAGGAGACTAAGGGTGCCGTCGAGAAGTGCAAGAGTGCAGGGATAAAGGTGATCATGATAACAGGTGACAACGAGCTAACGGCCAGAGCAATAGCCAGCGAGGTAGGAATCTTAGAAGAGGGCGGCTTATCTATGACGGGAGCCGAGCTGGAAAAGATAGACGTCAACGAGCTTGAAAAAGTCGTCGAAGACGTGAAAGTCTACGCCCGCGTCTCCCCAGAACATAAGCTCAAGATAGTCACCGCTCTCAAGAACAAGGGGCACGTAGTCGCGATGACAGGGGACGGCGTGAACGACGCCCCAGCCCTCAAGAAAGCCGATATAGGAGTGGCCATGGGTGTAACGGGGACTGACGTAGCTAAGGGAACAGCGGACATGGTTCTAGCCGACGACAACTTCGCCACAATAGTTTCAGCGGTGGAAGAGGGGCGCACGATATACAGCAACATAAAGAAGGCAACATACTACTTGTTGGCGTCAAACATAGGAGAACTGCTAACGATTCTATTCGCTATGATAGCCGGTCTCCCCCTCCCGCTGACCGCAGCTCAAATATTGTGGATAAACCTCGTCACCGACAGCTTCCCAGCACTCGCCCTTTCAGTCGAGCCACCGGAGGCGGACGTGATGAAGCGTCCTCCCAGAGACCCGAAAGCACCATTCATAGGACGTGCATCTATCCTAGAGTTGCTCGGCTGTGGTCTAGTTATGAGCTGCGTCACCCTCCTCTTATTCTCCGTGGAGCTTGGAGGGATATTCTCAGGAAATTACGAGAGAGCTAAAGTGGTTGCATTCATGACACTCGTACTCTTCCAGATATTTAACGCGGTAAACTACAGGTCGGAGGAGAAATCCATTTTCACTATAAACCCGCTTTCGAACAAGTATCTACTTATAGGGCTCGCAATAGCCTTCGCCCTACAGCTCGTTGTAGTCTACGTTCCCCAACTCCAGCCCTTCTTCGAAACATGCTACCTGTCAGCACTAGACTGGTTGTACATAGCAGCGGCTTCAAGCACAATAATAGTGTTCCACGAAGCGAGAAAAGCCTACCAGAGGAGAAAGACAAAGACAACGAGAATGCTTGTAAAGGCCGCGTAAAATCGTCTGCAAACACGGCCATTTACCTCACCTTTTTCTCCAAAAATAGCAAGATGAAGGCAGATTGTGTTGAAAAAGCGCATCACCTCCTCCACCCGTTTTCTCACGGAGTTTTCAAAAAATTCCTTCTCTCAGTGCATTTGATCTTGAGAATCCCTTCTCATAACTTCAATTCTCGGGAAAGTTGGGGTGCTGTGCGTTTAATAACAATTCCTGCATGCTTTAACAGCCCGCTCTTTCCACGTTCCTGGAAACTATAAATCCACCTTCTGAATGTTTTACCACAGATATAGAGTCACAGATAAAGTCTCTCCAACCAAGAGGCATGACGAAAATTTTACTAACAAAATATATATTCACTTCACTCCTTTCTTTTCATCAAATTTTAGGTTGGAGACTTAGTACTAGCTCCCTTATTTGGAGGGGAATTACAATGTACCGCTACGGGTCGCCTTCCAGTATCGCTTACATTACATCTTTTTGAATGAATTCCACACCAGAAGAGATGTTGGGGGAAAAATACTTTGAATAATCTTAGGGCATTGTTTAGGCCTTCAAGCATAGCAGTGGTCGGCGCGTCGAGAAGCAAGGGGAAGGTCGGCTACGAAATTCTAAGGAACATAGTTGAAGGAGGATACCCTGGAAAGATTTTCCCCGTGAACCCTAACGCAGACCAGATCTTAGGACTACCCTGCTACCCAAGCGTGGAATCCATAGGTGAAGAGGTTGAACTGGCGGTCGTAGTTGTCCCAGCAAAGCTAGTCCCCGAGGTAGCTGAGGACTGCGGGAAGGCCGGTGTCAAGTGCCTAGTAGTAATAAGTGCCGGCTTCAAGGAGACTGGTTACGAAGGAGCCAAGCTTGAGAACCAGCTTGTATCCATAGTCAGAGAGTACGGCATGAGAATGCTTGGACCAAACGTCGTCGGAGTTGCCGACACTCACACTCCCTTAAACGCGACCTTTGCAGCCAAAGCCCCATTAAAGGGAAACATAGCTTTTGCCTCGCAGAGTGGCGCCATGCTAACCTCAATACTAGACTGGTCCATG
This window contains:
- a CDS encoding trypsin-like peptidase domain-containing protein → MSSPSEEEVLDLLEKASKSVVNISTVKLVHAMFYQVVPVKGVGSGTIIDSKGYILTNNHVVRGARRISVTLWNGEVFEGEVVGSCLLHDIAVVKVNSDGLPAAELGDSDKLRVGQRVYAIGNPFGLAGGPTVTSGVISALNRTIEAEGGLLLENLVQTDAAINPGNSGGPLVDVRGKVVAISTAIVPFAQGIGFAIPINVAKKCADEIISGRVFSRPWIGIVGLGLTEGVARQYNLPPVEGVLVTRVIEGGPAYRAGIEAGDIILRLDGARIKSVEDLLREIHKRKSGDRVHISILKRGVEEILEVALSEMP
- a CDS encoding calcium-transporting P-type ATPase, PMR1-type, with the translated sequence MTEPWHSLPIEEVFKKLGSSRNGLTQSEAKDRLKIYGFNEIKEVAKRHPILLFLDQFKSVLILILIVAALISLALGDVADTIVISFILFLNAVLGFYQEYKAEQAVEALKKMAAPQATVIRDGEKKRIYARELVVGDVVLLEAGDRVPADVRLVEAMNLRIDESALTGESVPVAKDASLIMSKDTLLSNRANMAYMGTVVVRGRGVGVVVATGMNTEFGKIATLVQTVEEEETPLQKKMGELGRKLGAAAVLACVIIFFIGLFRGTELLELFLASVSLAVAVVPEGLPAIVTITLALGVQRMAKRNAIIRRLPAVETLGCATVICSDKTGTITKNEMTVREVYIPHRSLQLTSQENAVLDEKGDQHLRFMFEVASLCNDANVRKDKDKWKIVGDPTEGAILVAAEKLGIKVDELREKHRRIFEIPFESERKRMNTVNLWDGKAIVCVKGAPEVITELTSMILTNGVVREFSEEAKKRILDVNRKMAEKALRILAVAYKEIEVKSTYKEEELEDGLIFLGLIGMMDPPREETKGAVEKCKSAGIKVIMITGDNELTARAIASEVGILEEGGLSMTGAELEKIDVNELEKVVEDVKVYARVSPEHKLKIVTALKNKGHVVAMTGDGVNDAPALKKADIGVAMGVTGTDVAKGTADMVLADDNFATIVSAVEEGRTIYSNIKKATYYLLASNIGELLTILFAMIAGLPLPLTAAQILWINLVTDSFPALALSVEPPEADVMKRPPRDPKAPFIGRASILELLGCGLVMSCVTLLLFSVELGGIFSGNYERAKVVAFMTLVLFQIFNAVNYRSEEKSIFTINPLSNKYLLIGLAIAFALQLVVVYVPQLQPFFETCYLSALDWLYIAAASSTIIVFHEARKAYQRRKTKTTRMLVKAA
- a CDS encoding 3-isopropylmalate dehydratase large subunit — encoded protein: MRIADIYEELGLDRIWDPEKVVALIDHWTPAPSIDAAVVHATCRRFVKKYGIKNWLDMREGICHVVLPEKGFVKPGDLVVGSDSHTTTYGALGAFATGMGATDMAIVLATGEIWFKVPSTVKFNVEGKLQPMVMGKDIILHIIGEIGVEGASYKAMEFAGNTIRELSMDARFTLCNMAIEAGGKTGIIEPDEKTLQWIKERARQPFKPVYNDPDAEYEEVIDVDVTNLEPQVAKPPSPENSVPVSEVEGVKIDQAFIGSCTNGRLEDLRIAAKILKGRKVADMVRAIVIPASKEVYLKAMKEGLIEIFLEAGCVVCNPTCGPCIGAHLGLLAPGEVCISSSNRNFVGRMGSKDAKIYLASPATVAASAVTGEITDPRKFA